A stretch of the Rosa rugosa chromosome 5, drRosRugo1.1, whole genome shotgun sequence genome encodes the following:
- the LOC133713036 gene encoding uncharacterized protein LOC133713036 — translation MQKMLALNLAANLSKSLPFKRISDHTRVFVTSATRPLQSKKEDDASDKTKEAADAVKDGAKEVRQTCEFMRDTVETTAKTMGKATKEATEKVTETAETITEKTKGTVSGAWGMAKNTTEIIKDKVMGK, via the exons ATGCAAAAGATGTTAGCTTTGAACCTCGCTGCAAACCTCTCCAAATCTCTTCCATTCAAAAGAATATCCGATCATACTAGAGTGTTTGTCACTTCGGCCACAAGACCTTTGCAA TCGAAGAAGGAGGACGATGCATCTGACAAGACAAAAGAAGCAGCAGATGCAGTTAAAGATGGAGCTAAAGAAGTGAGACAGACTTGCGAATTCATGAGGGACACCGTAGAAACCACTGCCAAAACC ATGGGCAAAGCGACCAAGGAGGCGACGGAGAAAGTAACGGAAACAGCAGAAACCATCACAGAGAAAACAAAGGGCACCGTTTCAGGTGCATGGGGGATGGCCAAGAATACTACTGAGATTATCAAGGACAAAGTAATGGGCAAGTGA